The genomic window ACGTTTAAAGCCAATTTCGGCCGAATATCGTATCGACGTTGAGTGGAAAAACGTAGATTGTTTCTTGGCTTTGCTGGTTTCCGTATTGTATTGCAACTTTGGCTGCTCCTACTGGCCGTAATATTTCGCCCGAATACGTTCTAAGTTTGATCTTGGTGGGCTTTAACCTCACCTTAGGACAAAGTTCTTTAAATCTCGTTTCCGAGATCGTCAAAACAGCTGCTCCAGTGTCCAATTCCATTTTGCATCTGGAACCATTTAATTTCATTGATAAGagtatcttatttaaatttaccgAATTGATTGCAACAATGTTTTAAATGTCTGGGTACTCTTCCCCCGATTCGCTGCTGGTGTCCACCACTTGCTTCTGTTCGGGTGATTTTCTTGTGCCCAACAGACAGACGTTTTGTAGATGTCCTTTCTTATCGCATTTCGTATACTTAAGGTTTTTTGCAAGACAGTTCTTCGCAATGTGATTCTTCTTACCGCATCGTAGGCATCTCCCCCAGAATTTTGCTGCGTTTCCTAAAGGTTTCCGACCTTCCGATACTTTGGACGAAGGGCTTGATTTACGTATGGCGTTGACTTCATGCTCTGCTTTCTGCATTTGACTCGATTCCCTCTTTGCGATCTCTACTGCTTGTGCTACTTGCACTGTTTCCTCGAAACTCGAGCCAGCTTTCAACTGAAGCAGACGTTCGCGGATTTCGCTGTCTCGAAGTCCATGGATAAACTAAGTGCGTAGATGTGTGTTGATTGTAGATTTCTTGCAGTGTTCGCACTTAAAATCACAGTACAATGTCATTTTACGAAGTTTGGCTACATAATTAGCAATTGTTTCTCCCTCGTGCTGTGTGCGTAATGCAAATTTGTGTTGTTCTGCTATTACGCTGGATTGAGGAGTTAAATGTTGTTTTAGCAATTTTACTAATTCTTGGTATGTTTTAGTATTAGGTAATTCCGGTGTTGTTAATTTGGTTAACGTTTGATATATTCTCGGATTTAAATAGTTAAGATTTGAACACATGCCATATCTTGTTTGGGCGTAAAATCGTCTAGTTTCTTTTCCCATGAAAATAGTCGCATTAGGACCTTGAGCTACTAACTgagcttgagtttgctgaactCCCTGTAACACTGTTGCCATGGAACGtagcaatttttcaatttcagtGGTCATCTTATATTACGTGAATCTTAAcgagaagagaaggagaaagggaAAGATATACTTATATGGACAATAACTCCCCGTGTTATTCCCTCTCATCGCCAGTTGTCAGATATACTTGAAGAACTTGGAATGATAACTATTGTGTAATCACTAGATCTATTTATTCCTGATTACAGTTTTAGGTTAACTCAGTGTGTGTGTTGTTGTCAGCGTCGCTGAGCTGCTCGGGGGCGGCGCGCGCAGCGTCGCGCTGTTGCCGCCAATCCGGATATGAcaatgtaagtgtttataacttataaatttggaaaatacatgtgtgagcggagaattcagttttgacaaaagtccgtattctaaattattcaatattttttaattaaacaaagttaaatttaatgactaatgaaattaatttactttaaaatttgcataaataaaaaactaaattcaagttaattttgaaaaacaatgtttgtattaaattacaatgtaatttttaaaattagattactatataacaaaatagttgttacaatatatggatcatcaaaaataaatgta from Solenopsis invicta isolate M01_SB chromosome 2, UNIL_Sinv_3.0, whole genome shotgun sequence includes these protein-coding regions:
- the LOC105200700 gene encoding uncharacterized protein LOC105200700 is translated as MTTEIEKLLRSMATVLQGVQQTQAQLVAQGPNATIFMGKETRRFYAQTRYGMCSNLNYLNPRIYQTLTKLTTPELPNTKTYQELVKLLKQHLTPQSSFIHGLRDSEIRERLLQLKAGSSFEETVQVAQAVEIAKRESSQMQKAEHEVNAIRKSSPSSKVSEGRKPLGNAAKFWGRCLRCGKKNHIAKNCLAKNLKYTKCDKKGHLQNVCLLGTRKSPEQKQVVDTSSESGEECKMELDTGAAVLTISETRFKELCPKGKIPEVAYSLKLANSKKQPIFIKPRPVPYALRPKVEAKLKRLEELEIIEKIEHSTWGTPIVPIIKKDGSIRVYANYKATINKEMKDDQYPIPKIEDIFNKMNGDQFFCTLDIHQAYLHMPVDDESAMMQAISTHLGVYKVKPLMFEVKTAPNA